A window of the Phragmites australis chromosome 20, lpPhrAust1.1, whole genome shotgun sequence genome harbors these coding sequences:
- the LOC133901742 gene encoding nuclear pore complex protein NUP62-like, whose translation MDSGNSGSLQSSSGGGGDDEFDSRGGGGGDVDSSPLSALLRPSPSPSAAAFSLHGSALYGLQEFASAPPQQRQQADPWSGASGLLTGAAGASSSSPRVAGSDPGARPQADTSATAQGAAAAHAPAPPRGSRKRTRASRRAPTTVLTTDTSNFRAMVQEFTGIPSPPFAAGVGAPAASLRTRFDHLFPSPSSLRSAAGAAADTASLPPYLLRPFAQKLPTAPSTFPPFTSSSSSTPSSSNIGVANANATTGTATTAAASSNPTALAAAGAGDTFQLTSSALLRLHDPNSYLSFQNLLDSQPSSQSMFGAAGGFAQAPRLHEPSPLPSEFLAGVGSGLTHGGLMGSEGLHLHQRSDVHLGGDELSGVVAGGGSCKLNYSSHAGAATSSSATASTDKPPDGSGGAPGPGRPGRGEGLDSWICTSE comes from the coding sequence ATGGACTCCGGCAACAGCGGGAGCCTCCAGTCgtcgagcggcggcggcggcgacgacgagttCGACTCGcggggcggaggcggaggggacGTCGACTCCTCCCCGCTCTCCGCgctgctccggccgtcgccgtcgccctcggccgccgcgttcTCGCTCCACGGGTCGGCGCTCTACGGCCTCCAAGAATTCGCATCCGCGCCTccgcagcagcggcagcaggcGGATCCCtggtcgggggcctcggggctgcTTACCGGCGCCGCAGGggcgtcctcgtcgtcgccgcgaGTCGCGGGCTCCGACCCGGGCGCTCGCCCGCAGGCTGACACGTCTGCGACGGCGCAAGGGGCGGCCGCAGCGCATGCGCCGGCGCCACCGAGGGGCTCGCGGAAGCGGACACGGGCGTCGCGGCGGGCGCCGACGACGGTGCTGACCACTGACACATCCAACTTCCGCGCCATGGTGCAGGAGTTCACCGGCATCCCGTCCCCGCCCTTCGCCGCTGGTGTCGGTGCCCCCGCCGCGTCGCTCCGCACCCGCTTCGACCACCTCTTCCCCTCGCCGTCCTCCCTGCGCTCCGCTGCCGGCGCGGCCGCCGATACCGCCTCGCTGCCGCCGTACCTCCTCCGCCCGTTCGCGCAGAAGCTCCCCACGGCCCCCTCCACTTTCCCGCCGTTcacgtcgtcgtcatcgtccaCGCCCTCCTCGTCCAACATCGGCGTCGCCAATGCCAATGCTACGACGGGCACGGCCACCACAGCAGCAGCATCCTCCAACCCGACCGCCCTGGCAGCGGCCGGAGCGGGTGACACCTTCCAGCTGACGTCCTCCGCGCTTCTCCGGCTGCACGACCCCAACAGCTACCTCTCCTTCCAGAACCTCCTCGACTCACAGCCCTCGTCGCAGTCCATGTTCGGCGCGGCGGGCGGGTTCGCGCAGGCCCCGCGGCTGCACGAGCCGTCGCCATTGCCGTCGGAGTTCCTGGCCGGCGTGGGCAGCGGCCTCACCCACGGCGGACTGATGGGCTCCGAAGGGCTGCACTTGCACCAAAGAAGCGACgtccacctcggcggcgacgagcTGTCGGGCGTGGTCGCGGGCGGCGGCAGCTGCAAGCTGAACTACTCCTCCCACGCCGGCGCGGCCACCTCGTCATCGGCAACAGCAAGCACAGACAAGCCacccgacggcagcggcggcgcgccCGGGCCCGGCAGGCCCGGACGAGGCGAGGGCCTAGACTCGTGGATTTGTACATCGGAGTAA
- the LOC133902302 gene encoding succinate dehydrogenase [ubiquinone] iron-sulfur subunit 2, mitochondrial-like produces the protein MLRRTLPALRSVKDGLADAARQAVKADAHFPSLRGHPAARVNAREAAEGQARLAAAEEERQRGAKPEATTVKEFQVYRWNPDAPGRPFLQSYFVDLATCGPMVLDVLQKIKSEHDSTLAFRRSCREGICGSCSMCIDGVNTVACLKPVDTDTSRASMVTPLPHMYVVKDLVVDLTNFYQQYKSIEPWLKTKKPPPRQGREHAQSPAQRKKLDGLYECILCACCSTACPSYWWNSEAFLGPAALLHAYRWVSDSRDDYGEERIQSLSEGWDKMYRCRMIKSCTATCPKSLDPAAAISAMKALHQLRKA, from the exons ATGCTGCGGAGGACTCTTCCGGCGCTCCGGTCGGTGAAGGACGGCCTTGCCGACGCCGCCCGGCAGGCCGTCAAGGCCGACGCGCACTTCCCGTCGCTGCGCGGCCACCCGGCCGCGCGCGTCAACGCCCGTGAGGCCGCCGAGGGGCAGGCCCGGCTcgccgcggcggaggaggagaggcaaCGCGGCGCCAAGCCGGAGGCGACCACGGTGAAGGAGTTCCAGGTGTACCGGTGGAACCCCGACGCGCCCGGCCGGCCGTTCCTCCAATCCTACTTCGTCGACCTCGCCACCTGCGGCCCAATG GTGCTGGACGTGCTGCAGAAGATCAAGTCGGAGCACGACTCGACGCTGGCGTTCCGGCGGTCGTGCCGGGAGGGCATCTGCGGGTCGTGCTCCATGTGCATCGACGGCGTGAACACGGTGGCGTGCCTGAAGCCCGTGGACACGGACACGTCGCGGGCGTCGATGGTCACGCCGCTGCCGCACATGTACGTGGTCAAGGACCTGGTGGTGGACCTCACCAACTTCTACCAGCAGTACAAGTCCATCGAGCCGTGGCTCAAGACCAagaagccgccgccgcggcaAGGGCGGGAGCACGCGCAGTCGCCGGCGCAGAGGAAGAAGCTGGACGGGCTGTACGAGTGCATCCTGTGCGCGTGCTGCAGCACGGCGTGCCCGTCCTACTGGTGGAACTCGGAGGCGTTCCTGGGCCCCGCCGCGCTGCTCCACGCCTACCGCTGGGTATCCGACAGCCGCGACGACTACGGCGAGGAGAGGATACAGTCGCTGTCGGAAGGGTGGGACAAGATGTACAGGTGCAGGATGATCAAGAGCTGCACGGCGACGTGCCCCAAGAGCCTGGACCCCGCCGCCGCTATCTCCGCCATGAAGGCCCTGCACCAGCTCCGCAAGGCTTGA